The Acidobacteriota bacterium genome has a window encoding:
- a CDS encoding VCBS repeat-containing protein translates to MRRALSLSILLPLTLVLPTAATGPVNSFDVAWMLSEDPGIGFEGSPTYCDLDGDGQDEAVIAVGSGAAPFPLDPAYIEVVDPRSGNRLWRAAQGNSGFAAPLCRDVDHDGILDVLTAGRFGDIRALSGVDGTVLWSFNDLNPGIIDDDANTYSPVSAPQRPEVVFVTTGGGVDQGQNPRNPGALLALDLDGRLLARWDEPNQAEIYTSPALLAFGRRHRNILLVLGSGGETLPGSLHFLVYNTVFKRFIPYARVPSSCDTGGFVASPVLGDITGDRFGIPEVVAAEFCGSVAAYDLLGRELWRRATTWPYVIANPLLSDLDADGTFDVAVCSIAVNPSLPDTFGELDGRLETYAGASGADLWSTPLKLPAFSTPAAADVDGDGIEDLWVPTQHFFLPSELTVYSGATGSELVAYGSVSWAGSPVLGDADGDGAIDILVMDAPPVFAPPFPPVNSILLNLPGVAYDPTASWSGFRGPDHDGFRR, encoded by the coding sequence ATGAGAAGAGCACTGTCCCTGTCGATTCTCCTCCCGCTGACCCTGGTTCTGCCGACCGCCGCCACCGGCCCGGTCAACAGCTTCGACGTCGCCTGGATGCTGTCCGAGGATCCGGGCATCGGCTTCGAGGGCTCGCCGACCTACTGCGATCTCGACGGCGACGGGCAAGACGAAGCGGTGATCGCCGTCGGCTCCGGCGCCGCGCCCTTCCCCCTCGACCCCGCCTACATCGAAGTCGTGGACCCGCGCTCCGGCAACCGTCTGTGGCGCGCAGCCCAAGGCAACTCGGGCTTCGCCGCCCCCCTCTGCCGAGACGTCGATCACGACGGCATCCTGGACGTCTTGACCGCCGGTCGCTTCGGCGACATCCGGGCCCTTTCGGGAGTCGACGGCACTGTCCTGTGGTCTTTCAATGACCTCAACCCGGGCATCATCGACGACGATGCCAACACCTACAGCCCGGTGTCCGCACCGCAGCGGCCCGAGGTGGTATTCGTGACCACCGGCGGCGGCGTCGATCAGGGTCAGAACCCACGCAATCCCGGAGCCTTGCTCGCCCTCGACCTGGACGGCCGCCTGCTGGCGCGCTGGGACGAGCCCAACCAGGCCGAGATCTACACCTCTCCCGCCCTGTTGGCCTTCGGCCGTCGCCACCGCAATATCCTGCTGGTTCTCGGCTCCGGTGGCGAAACCCTGCCGGGCAGCCTCCACTTCCTGGTCTACAACACCGTCTTCAAGCGCTTCATCCCCTACGCCCGAGTCCCCTCGTCATGCGACACCGGAGGCTTCGTCGCGAGTCCCGTCCTGGGCGACATCACCGGCGACCGCTTTGGTATTCCGGAGGTCGTCGCGGCCGAGTTCTGCGGCTCCGTCGCCGCCTACGACCTCCTCGGCAGGGAGCTCTGGCGCCGGGCGACGACCTGGCCCTATGTCATTGCCAACCCGCTCCTCAGCGACCTCGATGCGGACGGCACCTTCGACGTCGCGGTCTGCAGCATCGCCGTCAACCCCAGCCTGCCGGACACCTTCGGTGAGCTCGATGGCCGCCTCGAGACCTATGCGGGAGCGAGCGGTGCCGATCTCTGGTCGACTCCGTTGAAGCTGCCGGCTTTCTCGACGCCGGCCGCCGCCGATGTCGATGGCGACGGTATCGAAGACCTCTGGGTCCCCACCCAGCACTTCTTCCTGCCCAGCGAATTGACCGTCTACTCCGGCGCCACTGGCAGCGAGCTGGTCGCCTATGGCAGCGTCAGCTGGGCCGGCTCGCCGGTTCTCGGCGATGCCGACGGCGATGGTGCCATCGATATCCTGGTGATGGATGCTCCGCCAGTCTTCGCACCGCCTTTCCCGCCGGTCAACAGCATCCTGCTCAACCTTCCGGGCGTGGCCTATGACCCGACGGCTTCCTGGAGCGGCTTCCGGGGCCCCGACCACGACGGCTTTCGCCGCTAG
- a CDS encoding MarR family transcriptional regulator, producing the protein MTCRDRSASGEAVTLLILQAFEFNGLLASAGDELTKPWGLSSARWKVLGAIARADRSLHVAQIARNMGLTRQAVQRIVNSLVDQGLLALSDNPDHQRARLVRLTQRGRKVYGEIMEEQVRWSNELAEGINPRDLESARRVMVTLCERLE; encoded by the coding sequence ATGACCTGCCGAGATCGAAGCGCGAGCGGAGAAGCTGTCACTCTGCTCATTCTGCAGGCGTTCGAATTCAATGGATTGCTCGCCTCGGCGGGTGACGAGCTGACCAAACCCTGGGGGCTCTCTAGCGCCCGCTGGAAAGTACTCGGTGCGATCGCCAGAGCGGACCGCTCGCTGCATGTTGCGCAGATCGCACGGAACATGGGCCTCACCCGCCAAGCGGTGCAACGAATCGTCAACTCTCTGGTGGATCAGGGACTCCTCGCTCTCAGCGACAATCCCGATCACCAGCGGGCTCGCCTGGTCAGGCTCACGCAGCGCGGCAGGAAGGTCTACGGCGAAATCATGGAAGAGCAGGTTCGTTGGTCGAACGAGCTCGCCGAGGGCATCAACCCACGAGACCTCGAGAGCGCGAGGCGCGTCATGGTGACGCTCTGCGAGCGCCTCGAATAA
- a CDS encoding antibiotic biosynthesis monooxygenase family protein, protein MMVLIVVAGVLLGAGASLGEGQEETVVILINPFEVPAGKLEEAIAMWEQARDYLQTQPGYVSTALHQSLVADARYRLINVAKWENAEAYTAATKKMRQEAGLPTVEGVVPDPALYTVVRRD, encoded by the coding sequence GTGATGGTTCTGATTGTAGTTGCCGGGGTGCTCCTCGGCGCAGGCGCGAGCCTCGGAGAGGGGCAGGAAGAGACCGTGGTCATCTTGATCAACCCGTTCGAGGTGCCTGCTGGCAAGCTCGAGGAGGCGATCGCGATGTGGGAGCAGGCTCGGGATTATCTGCAGACGCAGCCGGGCTACGTGTCGACAGCGCTTCATCAGTCGCTGGTTGCGGACGCGAGGTATCGCCTCATCAACGTCGCGAAGTGGGAAAACGCCGAGGCCTACACAGCGGCCACAAAAAAGATGCGGCAGGAGGCTGGACTACCAACGGTTGAGGGTGTGGTGCCGGATCCTGCCCTCTATACGGTCGTACGACGCGACTAG
- a CDS encoding alpha/beta hydrolase fold domain-containing protein, producing MTKSVVLVLACSLLSATGAIRAQEAVPQATAAPMPWTIGPRALPVPAGASDALRGSLMRVPPPDVAGHVRDAPATAEDWARLLDQASDSSGDRTRAFAKAWSTTISEDEIAGVTVRTVTPPTVDPANKNRLFVHLHGGAYVFGSGVAGASEAIMIARYSKMPVLSIDYRMPPAHPFPAALDDVIAVWRSLLKDRKASSLALGGSSAGGGLVLAVTQELQDLGLDLPGALWAGSPWADLTKTGDSQFINEGIDRMLVTYDGILAEAAKLYAGGRDLRTPLISPVYGEFEGFPPTYLVTGTRDLFLSHTARVHRKLRAAGVIADLNVYEGMSHLDFMVELHSPESQEVYGALGVFLTQHLEEPVAPR from the coding sequence ATGACGAAATCAGTCGTTCTGGTCCTCGCTTGCTCGCTCCTCTCGGCAACCGGAGCGATTCGAGCCCAGGAAGCTGTGCCCCAGGCGACCGCTGCGCCCATGCCGTGGACCATCGGTCCTCGGGCCTTGCCGGTTCCAGCCGGCGCGAGCGACGCCCTGAGAGGGTCGCTCATGCGAGTCCCGCCGCCAGACGTTGCTGGGCACGTCCGAGACGCTCCGGCCACAGCTGAGGATTGGGCTAGGCTGCTCGACCAAGCCAGCGACAGCAGTGGCGACAGGACTCGAGCCTTCGCCAAAGCCTGGTCGACCACGATCTCAGAGGATGAAATCGCTGGTGTTACCGTTCGAACGGTAACGCCGCCCACGGTCGATCCGGCGAACAAGAATCGCCTCTTCGTGCATCTCCATGGCGGCGCCTATGTATTCGGCAGCGGTGTTGCCGGGGCGAGCGAAGCCATCATGATCGCGCGTTACTCGAAGATGCCGGTCTTGTCGATCGACTATCGAATGCCGCCGGCTCATCCATTTCCGGCAGCCCTCGACGACGTCATTGCCGTCTGGCGATCTCTCCTCAAGGATCGGAAGGCTTCTTCGTTAGCACTCGGCGGTTCGTCGGCCGGCGGTGGGCTGGTTCTGGCGGTTACCCAAGAGCTCCAAGATCTCGGCCTAGATTTGCCGGGCGCGCTCTGGGCCGGATCACCTTGGGCCGACCTCACCAAAACAGGCGACAGTCAATTCATCAACGAGGGCATCGATCGAATGCTCGTGACCTACGACGGAATCTTGGCAGAAGCAGCGAAGCTCTATGCTGGCGGCCGTGACCTGAGAACTCCGCTGATCTCGCCCGTCTACGGCGAATTCGAGGGGTTCCCGCCGACCTATCTCGTCACCGGGACCCGAGATCTTTTTCTAAGCCATACGGCACGCGTGCACCGCAAGCTACGCGCTGCTGGCGTCATAGCCGACTTGAACGTCTACGAGGGAATGTCGCACCTTGACTTCATGGTGGAACTTCACTCACCCGAGTCGCAAGAAGTCTACGGCGCGCTCGGTGTGTTCCTGACGCAGCACCTCGAAGAGCCAGTCGCACCGAGGTAA
- a CDS encoding UvrD-helicase domain-containing protein yields MSRERRQADADARRTAQREFVQPLVLEAGAGTGKTTTLVARILSWCLGPGWERSAASQPDEGPERCARRVLSRIVAITFTEAAAAEMATRVSRHLADLASGHPPPSWLWAEPLPEAVTLRARAGHLLAALDHLVVQTFHAFCRGLLADHPLEAGIHPELTVDADGAVLDEVVRETLEAALPTAYGEPGIDAYLELASQGYGPSRLLEAVLQLATEGCPAAAFDDDPLGPTAVSAFLERLLAAVRQQLAAMGEAFDRVAAGRIKNALALRTGLQAVAEQLAATMASPEIVGSAFEVVVQYLHQELPERLVNHLKKWSKGRFSSSEEQIFEDREDAVRDSSTRLYGMLSHLGKVDPRLLRTAREAIAPLLAKVEAELQRRGVLTFQDLLVTAGRLLRERPGVCTRRRRAIDQLLVDEFQDTDPWQCEIVRLLALTGPEEERPGLFLVGDPKQSIYGWRSADLAAYDEFVEQVVAAGGERRSLVENFRSVPAILDEVTRVIAPVMLPARGLQPPYEELLPCSDRAAAAAFEAGDRRAIEYWVSWAPESDGGQRPSTLQAAQLEAEAMARDILLLHEREAVPWSAIGILLRSTGDLDLYLEALRRLRVPFAVGRDKQYYRRREIIEAAALVRTILDPGDHLALLTVLRSAFVGAPDAALVPLWRREFPRLMTELTGHRPEPLEALGQAVSGAVAALPGDVPGLDRIAGWEASLLAFVEHVAVAREAFEAMPADLFVETLQRLFLVEVSESARYLGPYRLANLERFFQSLLDTLEAGGGNATALLRMLRTSIAEAIEAEEARPEDGQEDAVQVMTIHTAKGLDFEHVYVAQLHKRSGGDFGPTSESERLAEGWEYRLLGAPSLGWDRVVERREAVEAAERVRTLYVAMTRAKDRLVLAGAWPESPRPQAVERANSHLDLLAWRSGGPPPLDSLWPTGEAAPDADGVLWRAPALATVEEASEATWIGAPGEGDEPTVPGPQAVRALAEELRRRSRQATERMARPLSLAVSEESHEELREQLVAQRLESTTGEPSTGAGMAFGDAIHRALEELDPKAPRGPEVDRLLAAIPELGEAGRKLLNRFLDGPLGERFRDLAPHVLARELPLLLPPSGEALAFRAGALDLLYRDPESGQLVVVDFKTDELATKADLPARAEAYGHQVELYRRAVREALDESSEPRVELWFLSHDHIVEPGASQPMPPPEGRGPQQQSLFPELDD; encoded by the coding sequence ATGAGCCGCGAGCGACGCCAGGCCGACGCCGACGCCCGCCGCACCGCCCAGCGGGAGTTCGTCCAGCCGCTGGTGCTGGAGGCCGGCGCCGGAACCGGCAAGACCACCACCTTGGTGGCGCGCATTCTCTCCTGGTGTCTCGGCCCCGGCTGGGAGCGCAGCGCCGCGAGCCAGCCCGATGAGGGACCCGAGCGCTGCGCCCGCCGAGTGTTGAGCCGGATCGTGGCCATCACCTTCACCGAGGCCGCCGCCGCCGAGATGGCGACGCGAGTGAGTCGCCACCTCGCCGACCTCGCCAGCGGTCACCCGCCCCCATCCTGGCTGTGGGCCGAGCCCCTGCCCGAGGCGGTGACGCTGCGCGCCCGCGCCGGTCACCTCCTCGCCGCCCTCGATCACCTGGTCGTACAGACCTTCCACGCCTTCTGCCGCGGCCTGCTCGCCGATCATCCGCTGGAAGCCGGCATCCACCCGGAGCTGACCGTCGATGCCGACGGCGCGGTGCTCGACGAGGTGGTGCGGGAGACCCTCGAAGCGGCCCTGCCGACGGCCTACGGCGAGCCCGGCATCGACGCTTACCTCGAGCTCGCCAGCCAGGGATACGGTCCCTCCCGTCTGCTCGAGGCCGTCCTCCAGCTCGCCACCGAGGGATGCCCGGCGGCGGCCTTCGACGACGACCCCCTCGGTCCGACCGCCGTCTCGGCCTTCCTCGAGCGCCTGCTGGCGGCGGTGCGGCAGCAGCTCGCCGCGATGGGCGAGGCCTTCGACCGAGTGGCCGCGGGTCGAATCAAAAACGCCCTCGCGTTGCGCACCGGTTTGCAGGCGGTGGCCGAGCAGCTCGCCGCCACCATGGCCTCGCCGGAGATCGTCGGCAGCGCCTTCGAGGTGGTGGTCCAGTACCTCCACCAGGAGCTCCCGGAGCGGCTCGTCAACCACCTGAAGAAGTGGAGCAAGGGTCGCTTCTCGAGCTCCGAAGAGCAGATCTTCGAGGACCGTGAAGACGCCGTCCGCGACAGCTCGACCCGCCTCTACGGCATGCTCTCGCACCTCGGCAAGGTCGATCCCCGGCTGCTGCGCACCGCCCGAGAGGCCATCGCACCACTCCTCGCCAAGGTCGAGGCCGAGCTGCAGCGGCGCGGCGTGCTCACCTTCCAGGACCTGCTGGTCACCGCGGGTCGCTTGCTGCGCGAGCGCCCCGGGGTTTGCACCCGGCGCCGCCGGGCGATCGACCAGCTACTGGTCGACGAGTTCCAGGACACCGACCCCTGGCAGTGCGAGATCGTCCGACTGCTGGCCCTCACCGGCCCCGAGGAGGAACGCCCGGGCCTCTTCCTGGTGGGCGATCCGAAGCAGTCCATCTATGGCTGGCGCAGCGCCGACCTGGCGGCCTATGACGAGTTCGTCGAGCAGGTCGTAGCGGCCGGCGGAGAGCGCCGCAGCCTGGTCGAGAACTTCCGCTCGGTGCCCGCGATCCTCGACGAGGTGACGCGGGTGATCGCTCCTGTGATGCTGCCGGCGCGCGGCCTGCAGCCGCCCTACGAAGAGCTCCTCCCGTGCTCCGATCGGGCCGCCGCCGCGGCCTTCGAGGCCGGCGACCGGCGCGCCATCGAGTACTGGGTGAGCTGGGCCCCGGAGAGCGACGGCGGCCAACGCCCGAGCACCCTGCAGGCCGCCCAGCTCGAAGCCGAAGCGATGGCCCGCGACATCCTGCTCCTGCACGAGCGGGAAGCGGTGCCGTGGAGCGCCATCGGCATTCTTCTGCGCAGCACCGGAGACCTCGACCTCTACCTCGAAGCCTTGCGCCGATTGCGGGTGCCTTTCGCCGTCGGCCGCGACAAACAGTACTATCGCCGGCGCGAGATCATCGAGGCGGCCGCGCTGGTGCGCACCATCCTCGATCCAGGAGACCATCTCGCCCTCTTGACGGTGCTGCGGTCGGCCTTCGTCGGCGCTCCCGATGCGGCCTTGGTGCCCCTCTGGCGGCGCGAATTTCCGCGCTTGATGACCGAGCTCACGGGCCACCGGCCGGAACCCCTCGAGGCCCTCGGCCAGGCCGTCTCGGGCGCCGTCGCGGCGCTGCCCGGGGATGTCCCGGGCCTCGACCGCATCGCCGGCTGGGAAGCTTCCCTGCTGGCCTTCGTCGAGCACGTCGCGGTGGCTCGCGAAGCCTTCGAGGCGATGCCGGCGGACCTCTTCGTCGAAACCCTGCAGCGTCTCTTCCTGGTCGAGGTCAGCGAGTCGGCGCGCTACCTAGGCCCCTACCGCTTGGCCAATCTCGAGCGCTTCTTCCAAAGCCTCCTCGACACCCTCGAAGCCGGCGGCGGCAACGCCACGGCCTTGCTCCGTATGCTGCGCACCAGCATCGCCGAAGCGATCGAGGCGGAAGAAGCCCGCCCCGAAGACGGTCAGGAAGACGCGGTTCAGGTGATGACCATTCACACCGCCAAAGGCCTCGACTTCGAGCACGTCTATGTCGCCCAGCTCCACAAGCGCTCGGGCGGCGACTTTGGTCCGACCAGCGAGTCGGAACGCCTCGCCGAGGGCTGGGAGTACCGCCTGCTGGGAGCCCCCAGTCTGGGATGGGACCGGGTCGTCGAGCGCCGCGAAGCGGTCGAGGCGGCGGAGCGGGTTCGCACCCTCTACGTCGCCATGACGCGCGCCAAGGACCGCCTCGTGCTGGCCGGAGCCTGGCCCGAGAGCCCGCGGCCGCAGGCGGTAGAGCGCGCCAACAGTCACCTCGATCTGCTCGCCTGGCGCTCCGGCGGGCCGCCACCCCTCGACTCCCTGTGGCCGACCGGCGAGGCCGCTCCGGACGCCGACGGTGTTCTCTGGCGCGCCCCCGCTTTGGCGACCGTTGAGGAGGCCTCCGAGGCCACCTGGATCGGCGCCCCGGGAGAGGGTGACGAGCCCACCGTGCCGGGCCCCCAGGCGGTGCGAGCGCTCGCCGAGGAGCTGCGGCGGCGCAGCCGACAAGCGACCGAACGCATGGCGCGACCGCTCTCTCTGGCGGTCTCCGAAGAGTCCCACGAAGAGCTGCGCGAACAGCTCGTCGCGCAGCGCCTCGAAAGCACCACCGGCGAACCCTCGACGGGTGCCGGGATGGCCTTCGGCGACGCCATCCATCGAGCCCTCGAAGAGCTCGACCCGAAAGCGCCCCGGGGGCCCGAGGTCGATCGCCTCCTGGCGGCGATTCCGGAGCTCGGCGAGGCCGGTCGCAAGCTGCTGAACCGGTTCCTCGACGGCCCTCTCGGCGAGCGGTTTCGGGACCTCGCACCGCACGTTCTGGCGCGCGAGCTGCCGCTCCTGTTGCCGCCGTCGGGCGAAGCTCTGGCCTTTCGCGCCGGCGCCCTCGACCTCCTCTATCGGGATCCCGAATCAGGCCAACTGGTGGTGGTCGACTTCAAAACCGACGAGCTGGCCACCAAGGCCGACCTGCCGGCCCGTGCCGAGGCCTACGGCCACCAGGTGGAGCTCTATCGCCGGGCGGTTCGCGAGGCCCTCGACGAAAGCTCCGAGCCACGGGTCGAGCTGTGGTTTCTGAGCCACGATCACATCGTCGAGCCCGGCGCCTCGCAACCCATGCCACCGCCGGAGGGCCGTGGGCCGCAACAGCAATCGCTGTTCCCCGAGCTCGACGACTGA